The following DNA comes from Bacteroidota bacterium.
ATAATGCATCTGCATTAATTGCTACATCAATAGCCTTACTTGCATTAATTATATTTTTACCTGCAATTTCAGTTTTAACAATAGGATCATAAGCAGTAACCCGACATTTGTTAAGGTTATTAATTAAAATAATTGCAGGAGAGTTTTTAATGCTATGAGTATTTTCTTTGTAGGCCAAGCCAAGTATTCCAATAGTAGCATTTGGATTCTCTTTTAATAGTACTTCATTTAATATTTTAAAAGGCCAGTTTTTCCTGTAATTACTATTATACACCCAAGAGGCCACTATTCCTCCATCTGTTTCATTTTTTTTTGCTAATTCTAGCACTGTAATTAGGTCTCTTTCTAAGTTTCCACCTGAAATTCCTAAACCCGGTTGAATATAACTATATTGTCCAATACGGCGATCTAGTTTGAGAGCCGGAATAATTTCTGACCATTTTGCACCAATTTTTTCGCAAATTTCAGCCATTGTATTTGCGGCACTAACTGATGCCACCAAGCATACATTAATAGAAATTTTTGCTAACTCGGCACTTTCATAGCGCATAGCCAAAATGGGACAATCAAAGGCCTTTAAATAGTTTTCAAAAATTACAGGTAATGGTAATTGAGGGTTCGCACAGCCAATGATATATCTTTCAGGGTATAAGCCTCTTTCTACAGCTCTTCCAAAGATTAAAGTTTCTACCTGATAAATAAGGCGCTCAGAATCAAAATCGATCTGTCTGGTGAAACCAGGAGGAACCTGTGATAAAATAACCAATATTGCAGATGAGTTCAACGAAGGCTTGATCTGCTCAATAATATTATTAATGGGATTGAGATCGCTAATTCCCTCATCGTTAGTTGGAATATCAACAGAAACATAAACAATATCGCATTCTGAAAGTAGAGCTGTATCATTTGTAAAAGTCAGCAGCTCTTTATATTTTTTAAATAATTCATCCAGTTGAGGCTCTTCAATAGGTAATATGGCCATATTCAATTCATCAATAAGTTTCTTGTCATCCTGAAATCCAATAATCTGATATCCTTTTGAAGCAGCAGATATAGATGAAATAATTCCAAGATGAGTCATCCCCGCAAATCCAATAATAGTTTTTTGGTTCATATTAAAGCCCTTCCCTCTTTATGGAGTTTTTTTAAAAATTTATTAATAATAAGATCGTTTTCAATATTGCCATCTTTACCGTTTAAACAAAGATTTTTAAAATGGGAATATTCTAATTCCCAAGTTGGATCAGCTTTCACAAGTGTTACAGATTCTTCCGGGGGCCTTCCACTTGGGAGAACTCTTTTTCGATAAGTAAATGTGGAAGGTCCCCATTTGCAAAGTGAGTCAATATGTATACTTCCATTTTCTCCATAGACTTCTGCAACGAAATGATTTCTCCAACTAAGAATACTCATTTCCATTTCAACCTGAATTGAAGAGGTAGATCCAAAAATAATATTATCGAAGGAATTATTTTCGAAACATTTGGCACTCCATATTTTAATATCTGCTGGAATTGAATTAAAGGCAAACATAAATGTGTCTAAAAGATGCGAACCCAAATCGGGCAAAACACCACCACCATCAGGCAAATCACGCCAAGGGGAATTACGAACATCTCTTGCCGTACCATTTCCATAGAAAAACCGAACTTTATATATTTTACCCAAAGCCCCAGATTCAATGGTTTCTTTTAACCGAATAAAATGTGGTTCAAATCTATGGTTGTAAGCAGTATAGCACACAATGTTT
Coding sequences within:
- a CDS encoding nucleotide sugar dehydrogenase — its product is MNQKTIIGFAGMTHLGIISSISAASKGYQIIGFQDDKKLIDELNMAILPIEEPQLDELFKKYKELLTFTNDTALLSECDIVYVSVDIPTNDEGISDLNPINNIIEQIKPSLNSSAILVILSQVPPGFTRQIDFDSERLIYQVETLIFGRAVERGLYPERYIIGCANPQLPLPVIFENYLKAFDCPILAMRYESAELAKISINVCLVASVSAANTMAEICEKIGAKWSEIIPALKLDRRIGQYSYIQPGLGISGGNLERDLITVLELAKKNETDGGIVASWVYNSNYRKNWPFKILNEVLLKENPNATIGILGLAYKENTHSIKNSPAIILINNLNKCRVTAYDPIVKTEIAGKNIINASKAIDVAINADALLIMTAWPEFKDISANELAQKMKGKIVIDPYGILDYEQVKNAGLDYFTLGAPIDIKKK
- a CDS encoding Gfo/Idh/MocA family oxidoreductase, yielding MKVIVVGLGIQGVKRKRIAGNDVVATVDPATSDADFKDIEDVPLDLFDAALLCIPDEPKIEIISYLAQHGKHVLVEKPLISEDQAELENLANLVKAKNIVCYTAYNHRFEPHFIRLKETIESGALGKIYKVRFFYGNGTARDVRNSPWRDLPDGGGVLPDLGSHLLDTFMFAFNSIPADIKIWSAKCFENNSFDNIIFGSTSSIQVEMEMSILSWRNHFVAEVYGENGSIHIDSLCKWGPSTFTYRKRVLPSGRPPEESVTLVKADPTWELEYSHFKNLCLNGKDGNIENDLIINKFLKKLHKEGRALI